A single genomic interval of Aureliella helgolandensis harbors:
- a CDS encoding PDZ domain-containing protein encodes MQGLPSVYRNKLASPLQVFRVWRMPSSFAALGPVRAYRMGLLVVCLMICLVTAGANAQDAPPPETTAALENNDAPETTEGRESGAEKSSDPVAESGLQPEPPDEQQILESIAGLNDSSYRARQLARWRLEQHPVASLKVIQQVIDRVDHNTGAQLIELLGTLATENDLQIGLTARRILQEVAGQVTYAGALARTTLQAIDDVQEAQAVQKLKLHGAKLHHGPIRLYNDEAMSTANLQSVLELDISFDWNRDAVQRIRFLKSIDTLYINGLRLERELLESISHLSNLRNLKFRHVEVSPDDFALLRELVDIEYLEISYSNIDDSAVELLSSLPVSQYLRLFGTEVTQEGVAKISKQLDSVKIFYGHGGFLGVAAPQAVVTQVVPGSAADLAGIQLEDRLDLVGDVPIKNFDELRSELGKYRVGEPIQVTLTRAPESRRRLRMLPAPVPIPDDKPQPDKDGEQPSEDQVIVVTVKLGEEPSY; translated from the coding sequence ATGCAAGGTTTACCAAGTGTTTATCGCAATAAGCTCGCCTCACCGTTGCAAGTCTTCCGAGTGTGGCGAATGCCGTCCTCTTTCGCCGCACTGGGCCCAGTGCGAGCTTATCGAATGGGGCTGTTGGTAGTTTGCCTGATGATCTGTCTGGTCACTGCAGGTGCGAACGCTCAGGACGCTCCGCCGCCGGAGACCACCGCAGCGCTGGAGAATAATGATGCGCCGGAGACCACTGAAGGGCGGGAGAGCGGTGCGGAAAAATCCTCCGATCCAGTGGCTGAAAGTGGTTTGCAACCCGAGCCCCCCGATGAGCAGCAGATCCTGGAGAGCATTGCTGGGTTGAATGATTCCAGCTACCGAGCCCGGCAACTGGCCCGATGGCGATTGGAGCAACACCCCGTCGCGAGCTTGAAGGTGATTCAGCAAGTGATCGACCGAGTGGATCACAACACGGGGGCACAGTTGATCGAGTTGCTCGGAACTTTGGCGACTGAGAACGATTTGCAAATCGGTTTAACCGCGCGACGAATTTTGCAAGAGGTTGCCGGACAAGTAACGTATGCAGGAGCCCTCGCCCGCACGACGTTGCAAGCCATCGATGATGTTCAGGAGGCTCAAGCAGTTCAAAAACTCAAGTTGCACGGTGCCAAGCTGCACCATGGGCCGATTCGGCTCTACAACGATGAGGCTATGTCCACTGCGAATCTGCAGTCGGTCCTTGAGCTGGATATTTCGTTTGACTGGAATCGCGATGCCGTTCAACGTATTCGTTTCCTGAAATCGATTGATACTCTGTATATCAATGGGCTGCGTCTGGAACGCGAGCTGTTGGAATCGATTAGCCATTTGAGCAATTTAAGGAATCTCAAGTTTCGGCATGTTGAGGTCTCGCCTGACGATTTCGCACTTCTTCGAGAACTGGTCGATATTGAATACTTGGAGATCTCGTATTCGAACATTGACGATTCTGCGGTGGAGTTGTTGTCGAGTCTTCCGGTTAGTCAGTATCTGAGACTGTTCGGAACCGAAGTCACTCAGGAGGGGGTCGCCAAGATTTCTAAACAGCTGGACAGTGTGAAGATTTTTTATGGTCATGGTGGTTTCTTGGGAGTGGCAGCACCGCAAGCTGTAGTGACGCAGGTCGTACCTGGATCGGCCGCCGATTTAGCTGGGATCCAGCTGGAGGACAGGCTCGATTTAGTGGGGGACGTACCCATTAAGAATTTTGACGAACTCCGCTCCGAGTTGGGGAAATACCGGGTGGGAGAGCCAATCCAAGTCACCCTGACGCGAGCGCCGGAATCGCGACGGCGGCTGCGCATGTTGCCCGCGCCTGTGCCCATTCCCGATGACAAGCCTCAGCCAGATAAGGACGGTGAACAGCCCTCCGAAGACCAGGTAATTGTGGTCACGGTCAAGTTGGGTGAGGAGCCGAGCTACTGA
- a CDS encoding PDZ domain-containing protein: protein MQAVELDSSAPQPSFSAVWTASWLGLGGRWCASRTLLPTLLALAAVASWGQVAHAQSYLEKLESLVEQFKQPTSEPKENAIPSSPAGSVEELPAPKESQPPSNAIPAKPLESISGGASILEPPSISAPPPLTSVPRNQIPGATSPAAATPSVSSPAETAGRLYLGLEAEELQSGGLGVRVSHITNRSPAWKAGFEVHDRIVAINGNGITTLDDMVEQLSPLKPGDSARFLVTREGRSIELVVVFMDADLAQRIAGGTSSAASLSGKAWLGVEAADLSTEFRNQFGISAFRGAAVTNVASGSPASLATIQAGDCIVEAGGKPIQGVRDLQVWLAGAEAGDTVQLMVYRGGFSRKLAVTLTNASVATRDKRLPTDRINNTRGTIAMRPAPPAPSAEAAPASPIDSREEVALQLTPEEPSAASPETVRRIADLEDEVRSLRDELQQAREKLRSTQSKLNQIVNGLKIEE, encoded by the coding sequence ATGCAAGCAGTCGAATTGGACTCATCTGCTCCCCAACCCTCTTTCTCGGCTGTTTGGACAGCTTCCTGGCTTGGATTGGGAGGACGCTGGTGCGCGAGCCGCACCCTCCTCCCTACTCTGCTGGCCCTGGCCGCTGTTGCGAGCTGGGGGCAGGTGGCACATGCCCAGAGTTACTTGGAGAAGCTGGAGTCGCTGGTAGAGCAGTTTAAGCAACCGACGTCGGAGCCGAAAGAGAATGCGATCCCCAGCTCACCGGCAGGGAGCGTCGAAGAATTGCCAGCGCCCAAAGAGAGCCAGCCCCCGAGCAATGCAATTCCGGCTAAGCCCCTTGAGAGTATTTCAGGCGGAGCTTCCATCCTGGAGCCGCCGTCGATTTCGGCTCCCCCTCCCCTGACATCTGTTCCCCGCAATCAAATTCCTGGCGCGACCTCGCCCGCCGCCGCCACCCCAAGCGTTTCATCACCAGCGGAAACTGCTGGGAGATTGTATCTTGGGCTTGAGGCCGAAGAGCTTCAGAGCGGGGGATTGGGAGTCCGCGTTTCGCACATCACCAACCGCTCGCCAGCTTGGAAAGCGGGCTTTGAGGTGCATGATCGAATTGTGGCGATCAACGGAAATGGCATTACCACCTTGGACGACATGGTGGAGCAATTGAGTCCGTTGAAGCCCGGTGATAGTGCAAGATTTCTAGTGACTCGTGAGGGCCGCAGCATCGAATTGGTCGTCGTGTTTATGGATGCTGACCTGGCGCAACGGATTGCAGGAGGAACGTCTTCCGCGGCCAGTCTTTCGGGAAAAGCATGGTTGGGTGTGGAGGCGGCCGATCTATCGACGGAGTTTCGGAATCAGTTTGGCATCAGCGCTTTTCGTGGCGCGGCTGTTACCAACGTTGCCAGTGGTTCTCCGGCCTCCCTGGCAACTATTCAAGCTGGAGATTGCATCGTGGAAGCCGGTGGGAAACCGATTCAAGGCGTTCGCGACTTGCAAGTTTGGCTGGCCGGCGCTGAGGCCGGCGATACAGTACAATTGATGGTCTATCGCGGAGGGTTTTCGCGTAAGTTGGCGGTGACCTTGACGAACGCCTCGGTGGCGACGCGTGACAAGCGGCTGCCAACCGACCGCATCAATAATACTCGTGGAACGATTGCCATGAGGCCAGCGCCGCCGGCCCCCTCAGCCGAGGCCGCTCCCGCTTCACCGATCGATTCGCGCGAAGAGGTCGCTCTGCAGCTCACTCCTGAGGAACCCTCGGCAGCATCGCCAGAAACGGTGCGCCGCATCGCCGACCTAGAAGATGAAGTGCGTTCATTGCGTGATGAGCTGCAACAGGCGCGAGAAAAACTGCGCAGTACGCAATCGAAACTCAACCAAATCGTGAATGGACTGAAAATCGAAGAATAA
- a CDS encoding GNAT family N-acetyltransferase, whose product MGELQASGIEPAELLQLLNWIQIALPHNERRARLGEAIERYRQGPFLQPSQVVSGSKRLAAAYFVPLPGQVATLGGVRCVSGQETLAIELLRQSANKARQLGLSQIQAVVPQTDSITPKLLHRAGFTKLTTVSHLTLELNGTSTQKRPASPGNTAAPTQGMFRSARELSSRRLAYLIHQTFEGTLDCPALNGKRDHQQVLAGFLDGQPLRQQAHWFTLHTLGPNATGTLVSSELAGCLLLNPHGNELVELSYLGLLPSMRGQGFGRQLVSQAIDVAQSLKASLLVAAVDDANTPALSIYQQFGFTPHQSFSVWLQA is encoded by the coding sequence TTGGGCGAATTACAAGCTTCGGGTATCGAGCCGGCTGAGCTCTTGCAGCTCCTAAATTGGATCCAAATCGCATTGCCTCACAATGAGCGTCGCGCTCGGTTGGGGGAAGCCATTGAACGCTATCGACAGGGCCCCTTCTTACAGCCTTCCCAAGTGGTTTCAGGTTCCAAGCGATTGGCAGCAGCCTATTTCGTCCCGCTCCCCGGCCAAGTGGCCACCTTGGGTGGTGTCCGCTGCGTGTCGGGGCAGGAAACGCTGGCGATCGAGCTGCTGCGTCAGTCCGCCAATAAGGCGCGGCAACTGGGGTTATCGCAGATCCAAGCTGTGGTTCCCCAAACCGACTCGATCACTCCGAAATTGCTGCACCGGGCTGGCTTTACGAAGTTGACGACCGTCAGCCACTTGACGCTCGAGCTGAACGGAACCTCTACTCAGAAACGGCCGGCGTCTCCTGGCAATACTGCTGCTCCGACGCAAGGGATGTTCCGCTCAGCCCGAGAACTATCCAGTCGCCGCCTAGCCTACTTGATCCACCAAACCTTCGAAGGCACTCTCGACTGCCCAGCGCTCAACGGCAAACGCGATCACCAACAGGTACTTGCTGGATTCTTAGACGGCCAGCCTCTTCGGCAACAAGCCCACTGGTTTACCTTGCACACCCTCGGTCCAAACGCCACCGGTACTTTGGTCTCCTCCGAGCTCGCCGGTTGCTTGCTACTCAACCCACACGGCAACGAATTGGTGGAACTGAGCTATTTGGGATTACTACCCTCGATGCGTGGGCAGGGCTTCGGGCGTCAACTGGTATCCCAAGCGATCGACGTTGCACAGTCGCTCAAGGCCTCGTTGCTGGTGGCTGCCGTCGACGATGCCAATACGCCAGCACTCTCGATCTACCAGCAATTCGGGTTCACCCCCCACCAAAGCTTTAGCGTCTGGCTACAAGCCTGA
- the panD gene encoding aspartate 1-decarboxylase, translating into MYRKFLRSKIHRATVTQADVDYEGSLTIPPNLLQAADIRPYEAVHVWNVTRGTRVETYAITGVEGSTDICANGAAAHLIQPGDIIIIATFAFVAEAEEMPAVEPRVVFVDAGNKMVQLDTEVAGPLRRAAIERAADCC; encoded by the coding sequence ATGTATCGAAAATTTCTCCGCTCCAAAATTCACCGCGCGACCGTTACTCAAGCCGACGTAGACTACGAAGGCTCCCTGACGATTCCACCGAATCTCCTGCAAGCGGCGGATATCCGGCCCTATGAGGCGGTTCACGTTTGGAATGTTACGCGCGGTACGCGAGTCGAGACCTATGCGATCACCGGCGTGGAGGGGAGCACCGATATCTGTGCCAATGGCGCGGCCGCTCATCTCATTCAGCCCGGGGACATTATCATCATTGCGACGTTTGCATTTGTCGCAGAGGCGGAAGAGATGCCTGCTGTTGAACCGCGAGTCGTGTTTGTCGACGCTGGCAACAAAATGGTGCAGCTCGATACCGAGGTTGCCGGACCGCTGCGTCGCGCGGCGATTGAACGCGCGGCCGACTGCTGCTGA
- a CDS encoding UvrB/UvrC motif-containing protein, with product MNTNQHLDDLLQQWPFEPEALGVRLLKGEDGRDIIQLRVDLGILQLETTGRPDGLRPEGHATLLELLQQREGEDPTFELDDEISTEIDREFVQFYHRRVAWLRLQRFDRAVEDADHTLDLMDFCRENSPCEEWTFQHEQHRAFVLFHRSQACALAAIEDQMPAKAIEALDQGLEQIRESFEELGWEDQFESDELVERLIHLRESLTSDFSIEKSLSDQLSDAVASEQYELAAELRDRIAQREEA from the coding sequence ATGAACACGAACCAGCACCTAGATGATTTATTGCAGCAATGGCCGTTCGAGCCAGAAGCACTCGGCGTACGATTGCTTAAAGGGGAAGATGGACGGGACATCATCCAGTTGCGGGTTGATTTGGGGATTCTTCAGTTAGAGACTACAGGGCGTCCCGATGGCTTACGGCCAGAAGGCCATGCCACGCTGCTCGAATTGCTTCAGCAGCGCGAAGGCGAGGACCCTACCTTTGAGCTGGACGATGAAATATCGACAGAGATTGACCGTGAGTTTGTGCAGTTCTACCATCGCCGGGTTGCGTGGCTGCGCCTGCAGCGGTTTGATCGAGCGGTTGAAGATGCCGATCACACCTTGGATTTGATGGATTTCTGCCGCGAAAACTCACCCTGTGAAGAATGGACGTTCCAGCACGAGCAGCATCGTGCCTTCGTCCTCTTCCACCGCAGTCAGGCCTGCGCCTTGGCTGCCATTGAAGACCAAATGCCGGCCAAAGCCATCGAAGCGTTGGACCAGGGGCTTGAGCAAATTCGGGAGAGTTTCGAAGAGCTGGGGTGGGAAGATCAGTTTGAGTCGGACGAGTTGGTGGAGAGATTAATCCATCTCCGGGAGTCGTTGACGAGTGATTTTTCGATCGAAAAAAGCCTTAGCGATCAGCTGTCCGATGCCGTGGCTTCCGAGCAATACGAGCTGGCTGCAGAGCTGCGCGATCGCATCGCACAGCGTGAGGAAGCCTAG
- a CDS encoding TerB family tellurite resistance protein translates to MLVIGTFDWASTRLRGMFACPNCESTESFRLRASRPFLTLYFIPVLPIGGLHEYVECSNCKSSFEPVVLTNHMVPATGSGGSTMPQTNEAPFEIDLLTILALMMVEDGQVTEGEIRIARRLFENMTEENLTREDLGKACSQVQVKRLNTSNFLATAAPRRTHDEKLLMVQAMFGVAGADGEISPGRMSSMVRAQQLLGLDESEFQLAVQATSGWLT, encoded by the coding sequence ATGCTTGTCATCGGGACGTTTGATTGGGCCAGCACGCGTTTGCGCGGAATGTTCGCATGTCCCAATTGTGAGTCGACGGAGTCGTTCCGCTTGCGGGCCTCGCGTCCATTCCTGACCCTCTATTTCATTCCAGTACTGCCGATCGGTGGGCTGCACGAATACGTGGAGTGCAGCAATTGCAAATCCTCTTTTGAGCCGGTGGTGCTGACAAATCATATGGTACCCGCGACCGGGAGCGGGGGATCGACGATGCCTCAGACTAACGAGGCACCCTTTGAGATCGATTTGCTTACGATTCTGGCTTTGATGATGGTTGAGGATGGGCAGGTAACGGAAGGAGAAATTCGCATCGCACGCCGGTTGTTTGAGAATATGACCGAGGAGAATTTAACCCGCGAAGACTTGGGGAAAGCTTGTTCACAAGTCCAAGTTAAGAGATTGAACACAAGCAACTTCCTGGCCACTGCGGCACCGCGGCGAACGCATGATGAAAAATTGCTGATGGTTCAAGCGATGTTTGGAGTGGCGGGCGCCGATGGAGAAATTTCGCCGGGACGCATGAGCTCGATGGTCCGTGCCCAGCAATTGCTGGGACTCGATGAATCCGAATTCCAACTAGCTGTCCAAGCCACCTCCGGCTGGCTGACTTAA
- a CDS encoding phosphotransferase, whose translation MTDHPISETVARQLLVPNSVKLIERTQGGLSGAMIWRCSSRFGPACLRCWPAQHPQPERLRLIHTAISRARQAGLSTVPALSLTPSGASFVSDGQRLWELTEWLPGAADYLEHPTPDKLAAAAFALADLHQAWSRDRQLGVSPTIQDRLARLDFWLQPTQLNRLAAQPAASQSIPTTPQLLSLPPSPQYGTAQTTSQTSDSTRVHATLQMLLAHGPPLRERLVAIAPQQVPLQFVLRDVWSDHILYTGEQVTGIIDYGAVRIDEPATDLARLLGSLEPFDAQRRQTAWAIYREKLDTSCLPPALGANGVQGTEFQRVDLLDHVATLLSALQWYQWLILEQRAFPGPTSLLRERWDLFLARLRSNWPP comes from the coding sequence ATGACTGATCATCCTATCTCAGAAACTGTCGCTCGACAGCTGTTGGTCCCAAATTCCGTCAAGCTAATTGAGCGCACCCAAGGCGGGCTGTCCGGTGCGATGATCTGGAGGTGCTCTTCGCGTTTCGGGCCCGCCTGCCTCCGTTGCTGGCCCGCTCAACACCCCCAGCCCGAACGATTGCGACTAATCCACACCGCCATCTCCCGTGCACGACAGGCCGGCCTGAGCACCGTCCCCGCATTGAGCCTGACGCCCTCCGGAGCCTCTTTTGTATCGGACGGTCAGCGTCTCTGGGAATTGACCGAATGGCTACCGGGAGCCGCCGACTACCTCGAGCACCCGACCCCAGACAAACTCGCCGCTGCAGCCTTCGCCTTGGCAGATTTGCATCAAGCATGGAGCCGCGATCGTCAGCTAGGTGTCAGTCCCACCATCCAGGATCGATTGGCCCGACTCGATTTCTGGCTTCAGCCCACGCAGCTCAATCGCCTGGCAGCTCAGCCCGCCGCCTCACAATCTATTCCAACCACCCCGCAGCTTCTTAGTCTTCCTCCCAGCCCGCAGTACGGAACGGCTCAAACCACGTCCCAAACGTCGGACTCAACCAGAGTCCACGCAACGCTACAAATGCTGCTCGCCCACGGACCGCCGCTCCGAGAGAGGCTCGTGGCGATCGCCCCACAGCAAGTCCCTTTGCAATTCGTACTACGCGACGTTTGGAGCGATCACATCTTGTACACTGGCGAGCAAGTGACCGGCATTATCGATTATGGAGCGGTCCGCATCGACGAACCCGCCACGGACCTTGCGCGACTCCTGGGAAGCCTCGAACCGTTTGACGCGCAACGTCGGCAAACAGCTTGGGCAATTTATCGCGAGAAGCTCGATACATCCTGCCTTCCACCGGCCCTCGGAGCAAACGGCGTCCAGGGGACTGAATTCCAACGCGTTGATTTACTTGACCACGTGGCAACCCTACTGTCCGCTCTCCAGTGGTATCAATGGCTGATTTTAGAACAGCGTGCGTTCCCTGGTCCCACCTCCCTATTGCGCGAGCGGTGGGACCTCTTCCTCGCTCGCTTACGCTCCAACTGGCCACCCTAG
- a CDS encoding M20/M25/M40 family metallo-hydrolase produces the protein MRTVLKRILGLLIVALLLLIGIGSWNLSQFQSRQLQLSPVAVLALDESTVEEHLSAAIQIPTVSLSMAKLTADSSLHQLRSYLETTFPHLHQLPFIRRTGIDFGDELNPSVLLEWPGRQPQLEPILLMSHMDVVPAERSSLDQWTHPPFSGKSDGEFIWGRGTIDCKHGVMGILEAVSQLVDEGFQPDRTVFIALGHDEELGGASGNKKIAEWMRSQGHKLHLILDEGGCIFTEFPGLQGRPAALVGIAEKGYLNVELKVDLASEQVGHSSMPPAETAISILSSAVHKAQTHPLPARTEVAMRETLQYIGPEMPSALSRFAMANMWLFQPLIERTLSAKPSGNAMLRSTIASTMITGGTLPNVLPNQAVATLNIRLMPGDSNEAILQHLTTTIGDDRVAIDMVPPGSEASAISSTQSAPFQQLHRTIREISNDVVVAPFVLVGATDTVHYADLCNHIYRFIPTRLSEADTRRFHGVNERIAKANYFEIIRFYHQFIKNTTQ, from the coding sequence ATGCGGACGGTACTCAAACGGATCCTTGGCCTATTGATCGTCGCACTGCTCTTGCTCATCGGCATCGGCAGTTGGAATCTTTCCCAATTCCAGTCACGCCAACTGCAACTCTCTCCCGTTGCTGTCTTAGCGCTCGACGAATCGACTGTCGAAGAACACTTATCTGCAGCGATTCAAATCCCGACCGTCTCGCTGAGCATGGCCAAACTGACTGCCGACTCTAGCCTGCATCAACTCCGAAGCTATCTCGAAACGACCTTCCCCCACCTGCATCAGCTGCCCTTTATTCGCCGAACGGGAATCGATTTTGGTGATGAGCTCAACCCCAGCGTGCTGCTCGAATGGCCCGGTCGTCAGCCCCAGTTAGAGCCGATCCTGCTCATGTCGCACATGGATGTCGTGCCAGCGGAGCGGAGCTCCCTAGACCAGTGGACGCACCCTCCCTTTTCTGGGAAATCGGACGGAGAGTTTATTTGGGGGCGGGGAACCATCGACTGCAAACATGGAGTGATGGGCATCCTAGAAGCGGTTTCCCAATTGGTCGATGAAGGGTTCCAACCCGACCGCACCGTGTTCATCGCATTGGGACATGATGAAGAGCTCGGCGGCGCCAGCGGAAATAAAAAAATTGCCGAATGGATGCGCAGCCAGGGCCATAAACTGCACCTCATTCTCGACGAGGGAGGATGCATCTTTACAGAGTTCCCCGGTCTTCAGGGGCGGCCTGCGGCTCTGGTGGGGATCGCCGAAAAAGGGTATCTCAACGTGGAACTGAAGGTCGACCTAGCCTCCGAGCAAGTGGGGCATTCGTCCATGCCGCCTGCAGAGACCGCCATCTCGATCCTCTCCTCAGCCGTTCACAAGGCGCAGACTCATCCGCTGCCTGCTCGCACGGAAGTTGCCATGCGGGAGACGCTCCAATACATTGGTCCTGAAATGCCTTCTGCGTTGAGCCGCTTTGCCATGGCAAACATGTGGCTTTTCCAACCCTTGATCGAACGCACGTTGTCCGCCAAGCCGAGTGGCAATGCCATGCTGCGTTCGACAATTGCATCCACCATGATAACAGGCGGAACGCTCCCCAATGTTCTCCCCAATCAAGCCGTCGCAACTCTCAACATTCGCCTCATGCCAGGGGACTCAAACGAAGCTATTTTGCAACATCTAACCACCACCATTGGCGACGACCGCGTCGCAATTGACATGGTTCCCCCAGGCTCCGAAGCTTCGGCCATTTCGAGTACCCAGTCAGCCCCCTTCCAGCAACTGCATCGGACCATTCGGGAGATTTCTAACGACGTCGTGGTGGCCCCCTTTGTCCTAGTGGGGGCGACCGACACGGTTCACTATGCGGATCTTTGCAACCACATTTACCGTTTCATCCCAACTAGATTGTCCGAGGCAGATACCCGGCGATTCCATGGGGTTAACGAGCGCATCGCCAAAGCAAACTACTTCGAAATCATTCGCTTCTACCATCAGTTCATTAAGAACACCACGCAGTAG
- the pelA gene encoding pectate lyase, giving the protein MKFSLSKILLVVVHVCVCVSWLGMSIARAQPETQALRPIALNSFGSCISHWRNLRDENRFIHVEEGQPSYQASQVTEIVQNILLFQRANGGWPKDYDVTAVLTPEQRARVMGTRNREDASYDNDNLFSQVEYLARAVHQIDVPEWRLGCEKGIDFILRSQYSHGGFPQRFPKPHSYHAHVTFNDGVMIGILKVLQDAGHAAPHFQWLDQNRRKLAREAVERGITCILRCQIRTEGELTGWCQQHDEKTFAPRSARTFELASICPQETTAITRFLMAQQNPSPELVHSVDAAVAWLQRGALKGIRVEKVASTPESFLRHDTDFDVVVVNDSQAEPLWARHYEIGTNRPVFAGRDGIKKYALAEIERERRTGTPWYGGWPRALLESEYPRWKRDLSQRSSASE; this is encoded by the coding sequence ATGAAATTTTCACTTTCTAAGATCCTACTGGTTGTGGTGCACGTATGTGTGTGCGTTAGCTGGCTTGGAATGTCGATAGCCCGAGCTCAGCCTGAGACGCAAGCATTGCGTCCGATTGCCCTGAATTCCTTTGGAAGTTGTATTAGTCATTGGCGAAATCTACGAGACGAAAATCGTTTCATCCATGTTGAAGAGGGTCAGCCCTCCTACCAAGCCTCGCAAGTTACCGAGATTGTTCAGAATATATTGCTCTTCCAAAGAGCTAACGGAGGATGGCCCAAGGATTATGACGTGACAGCGGTGTTAACTCCCGAGCAACGTGCGCGGGTGATGGGCACACGGAACCGCGAAGATGCATCCTACGACAACGACAATCTGTTTTCGCAAGTTGAGTATTTGGCGCGTGCGGTCCACCAAATTGACGTTCCGGAATGGCGGCTGGGATGCGAAAAGGGGATCGATTTCATCCTTCGCTCGCAATATTCCCACGGAGGGTTTCCACAACGCTTCCCCAAGCCGCACAGCTATCATGCGCATGTAACCTTCAATGACGGTGTCATGATCGGTATTTTGAAAGTCCTGCAGGATGCTGGTCACGCAGCACCCCATTTTCAGTGGCTCGACCAGAATCGACGCAAACTGGCGAGAGAGGCTGTCGAGCGAGGGATCACGTGCATTCTCCGTTGCCAGATTCGGACGGAGGGAGAGCTGACCGGTTGGTGTCAGCAGCACGATGAGAAAACGTTCGCTCCTAGATCCGCGAGGACTTTTGAACTGGCGTCCATCTGTCCACAGGAGACGACTGCTATTACCCGTTTCCTGATGGCTCAGCAGAATCCCTCACCGGAACTGGTCCACTCGGTCGATGCTGCGGTTGCCTGGCTGCAGCGGGGTGCGTTGAAAGGGATTCGCGTCGAAAAGGTTGCGTCGACTCCCGAGTCCTTTTTGCGACACGATACCGATTTTGATGTCGTGGTGGTGAACGATTCCCAAGCGGAACCGCTGTGGGCCCGCCATTATGAAATCGGTACCAATCGTCCCGTATTTGCGGGACGCGATGGAATCAAAAAGTACGCATTGGCGGAGATTGAACGCGAACGACGGACCGGAACACCCTGGTACGGTGGCTGGCCTCGTGCGCTGCTCGAAAGCGAGTATCCAAGGTGGAAGAGAGATTTAAGCCAACGTTCCTCAGCAAGCGAATGA
- a CDS encoding amidohydrolase family protein: METLRIQARFIVASPQEIHHPGQLVIRGGTIIEVTPKTHLPADVELTHHALLPGLVNCHTHLEFSDLASPLPAGGSFPEWIGAVVGRRRELSRLQTVKQGIEHTQATLARGLEEVFSSGTNVVGDIVSMPWQPSWLPAAPAVLPTPFATPRQLPALVPLVSVLGEELPAELLQLHLGGQRAAHVVAFPELIGLDTERLNATCQWAQQLLQAPAPAGVEQLGVSPHAPYSLTLAPVLEFLNRLPRSVPRAMHVAESLDELEWLAHGSGPFRDAFERLGVPLDAERPQIEHCIDLLSGSDRALLIHGNYLTSHNIDQIASSGGTTTVVYCPRTHLHFGHRPYPLKQLLKAGVPVVLGTDSRASTPDLDMLAELRALREQHPWLSPETALAMVTSTAARALGLERIHGTLAVGKRAAIAVASISETCSKATLLESLLSGPS; encoded by the coding sequence ATGGAAACCCTGCGCATTCAAGCTCGTTTTATTGTGGCTTCCCCGCAGGAGATCCATCACCCCGGCCAGCTCGTAATCCGTGGTGGCACCATCATTGAGGTGACTCCCAAGACGCATCTGCCCGCAGATGTGGAGCTCACCCACCACGCGTTGCTACCCGGTCTCGTGAACTGCCATACCCACCTGGAGTTCAGTGATTTGGCTTCTCCCTTACCAGCGGGTGGGAGCTTCCCGGAGTGGATTGGAGCAGTCGTTGGACGACGTCGCGAGCTGAGCCGCCTCCAAACTGTAAAGCAAGGGATCGAACACACGCAGGCGACACTTGCCCGCGGTCTGGAAGAAGTTTTTTCTAGTGGTACGAACGTGGTCGGGGACATTGTGAGCATGCCGTGGCAGCCGAGTTGGCTGCCCGCTGCTCCTGCCGTCCTTCCAACCCCATTCGCAACTCCCCGTCAGCTCCCGGCACTCGTCCCGCTGGTCAGTGTGCTAGGCGAAGAATTGCCGGCAGAGTTGCTACAACTCCATCTGGGAGGGCAACGGGCAGCTCATGTCGTGGCGTTCCCGGAATTAATCGGGCTCGATACCGAGCGTCTCAACGCCACCTGTCAGTGGGCTCAGCAACTCCTGCAAGCCCCCGCGCCAGCTGGTGTGGAACAGCTGGGAGTTTCCCCACATGCTCCCTACTCGCTCACACTCGCCCCCGTGCTGGAGTTCCTTAATAGACTCCCGCGAAGTGTGCCACGCGCCATGCACGTGGCAGAATCTCTCGACGAATTGGAATGGTTGGCACACGGCAGCGGCCCATTCCGAGACGCATTTGAACGACTCGGTGTTCCACTCGATGCCGAACGTCCGCAAATCGAACATTGCATCGATTTGCTGTCTGGTTCAGACCGGGCTCTCTTGATCCATGGTAACTACCTGACCTCCCACAACATCGATCAGATTGCCTCCAGTGGCGGCACGACGACCGTGGTCTACTGCCCCAGAACCCACTTGCATTTTGGGCACCGCCCCTATCCGCTCAAGCAACTGCTAAAGGCTGGAGTACCGGTTGTGCTTGGCACCGATTCGCGAGCCAGCACGCCCGACTTGGATATGCTGGCAGAGCTTCGAGCCTTGCGGGAGCAACATCCTTGGCTATCACCGGAAACTGCTTTGGCCATGGTGACAAGCACGGCGGCCCGTGCATTGGGATTGGAAAGGATCCACGGTACTTTGGCTGTCGGCAAGCGTGCGGCGATTGCAGTGGCAAGCATCTCTGAGACTTGCTCCAAAGCAACGTTGCTAGAGTCCCTGCTGAGCGGCCCTAGCTAG